Proteins encoded within one genomic window of Candidatus Methylacidiphilales bacterium:
- a CDS encoding DUF3365 domain-containing protein translates to MKLLIKFNLAFIIILAIGVPVTIHFANKLLIEQANKETLSRAKLVLEIANTVRAYTQNEVRPVIEQKIGLGSEFIPISVPAFSSQTVFTNLKKELPEYGYKEASRNPTNIKDKALEWEDNLIEYFIRSEQENKKDHYIEGKRITDEGDYLYIAKPMHLKDPACLICHSDPSIAPVAMKERYGLNGFGYKLHDLIAVQIVSVPLSYSLERVSVVLQTITISILAVAFALWILLNFMLYTIIINPIQKIAEQANLISTGKQDLQEIPVKSKDEIGELTKAFNRMQRSMLTSLKIIQGNTVRKN, encoded by the coding sequence ATGAAGTTATTGATTAAATTTAACCTAGCATTTATAATCATTCTCGCTATCGGTGTGCCGGTCACTATTCATTTTGCCAATAAATTATTAATTGAACAAGCAAACAAAGAAACGCTATCTCGAGCTAAATTAGTGCTTGAAATTGCTAATACAGTTCGAGCATATACGCAAAATGAAGTCCGTCCAGTTATTGAGCAAAAAATTGGGCTTGGAAGTGAATTCATTCCAATTTCCGTTCCAGCATTTTCTTCACAGACTGTTTTTACAAATTTAAAAAAAGAATTACCAGAATACGGATATAAAGAAGCCTCAAGAAATCCGACTAATATTAAAGACAAAGCACTGGAGTGGGAAGATAATCTGATTGAATATTTTATCAGGTCGGAGCAGGAGAACAAAAAAGATCATTATATTGAAGGCAAAAGAATTACAGATGAGGGAGATTATTTATATATCGCTAAGCCAATGCACCTTAAGGATCCAGCATGTTTGATTTGCCATTCCGATCCATCTATTGCACCTGTCGCAATGAAGGAGCGTTATGGGCTTAATGGATTCGGCTATAAATTACATGATTTAATTGCGGTGCAGATTGTCAGCGTTCCACTTTCCTACTCACTTGAACGAGTCTCTGTAGTTTTACAAACTATAACCATATCAATTCTTGCGGTTGCTTTTGCGTTATGGATATTGCTTAATTTCATGTTATACACTATTATCATCAATCCCATCCAGAAAATCGCCGAACAAGCAAATCTGATCAGCACCGGAAAACAAGATTTACAAGAAATTCCAGTTAAAAGCAAAGATGAAATTGGTGAACTAACTAAGGCATTCAACCGTATGCAAAGAAGCATGCTTACCTCATTGAAAATTATTCAAGGCAACACCGTCAGAAAAAACTAA